In one Pseudomonadota bacterium genomic region, the following are encoded:
- the lexA gene encoding transcriptional repressor LexA, translating into MLTSKQRDLLLFIHKRMQRDGVPPSFDEMKEALDLRSKSGIHRLITALEERGFIRRMAHRARALEIVRMPDGMGQPAGFTPRVIEGDKPEATPPAARPIANAGAVELPVMGKIAAGVPIEAISHAASHVAVPGNLLSGKGEHYALEVKGDSMIDVGINSGDIVVIRETNSADNGDIVVALVEGQEATLKRYRRKGSTIALEAANPAYETRMYSEDQVKVQGRLVGLIRSY; encoded by the coding sequence ATGTTGACGAGCAAACAGCGGGACCTTCTTCTCTTTATTCACAAGAGGATGCAGCGCGATGGCGTGCCGCCCTCCTTCGACGAGATGAAGGAGGCGCTCGATCTGCGCTCCAAATCGGGCATTCACCGTCTGATCACCGCGCTGGAAGAGCGCGGCTTCATCCGCCGCATGGCGCACCGGGCGCGCGCGCTCGAGATCGTGCGCATGCCCGATGGCATGGGCCAGCCCGCGGGCTTCACTCCGCGCGTCATCGAGGGCGACAAGCCCGAGGCCACGCCGCCCGCCGCGCGACCGATCGCCAATGCAGGCGCGGTCGAGCTCCCGGTGATGGGCAAGATCGCCGCCGGTGTCCCGATCGAGGCGATTTCGCACGCAGCCAGCCACGTGGCCGTGCCGGGCAACCTCCTCTCCGGCAAGGGCGAGCATTATGCGCTCGAGGTCAAGGGGGACTCGATGATCGACGTGGGCATCAACAGCGGCGACATCGTCGTCATCCGCGAGACCAACAGCGCCGATAACGGCGATATCGTCGTGGCCCTCGTTGAGGGGCAGGAAGCGACGCTCAAGCGCTACCGCCGCAAGGGCTCCACCATCGCGCTCGAGGCCGCGAACCCGGCCTACGAGACGCGCATGTATTCGGAAGACCAAGTGAAGGTGCAGGGCCGCCTGGTGGGTCTCATCCGCTCCTACTGA
- a CDS encoding ComEC/Rec2 family competence protein: protein MVRAAFGTMGAALQRQRGQLLCWAPVFLGLGIGLYFSLKEEPGVSVLWALAGAALVSFAVAHLARAHLGPLFFAAGLVALGLILGAVRAHNVGGPVLEFRYYGTIEGRVVAIDRSGSDRPRLTLDRVRLERVSPARTPLRVRVSLHGQEGLPLPQPGAHAMMTGHLSPPPSPAEPRGFDFERHAWFQQIGAVGYTRAPALSFAGPEPGLALWVFRTRMALSAAIRAALPGEAGAVAAAITVGDRSGMGQETVENLRRANLAHLLAISGLHMGLLTGFVFGALRFGLALVPALALAWPTRKIAAIGALLAGAAYLGLSGGAVATERAFVMAAVVFGAVLLDRRALTLRAVALAALVVLTLRPEALLGPGFQMSFAATTALVVAFRWLSERDMLGLPRLLRPAFAVFASSLVAGLATAPFAAAHFNIVSHYGLVANLLSVPVMGAVVMPAAVLAALLAPLGLAAPALWVMERGILWILFVAERVSGLDGAVGRILAPRPEVLPLLALGAIFLILWRGRARCGGAAALGLAALLWAGTERPPVLVSPTGGLVGILGAEGRTLSKARGDGFAARSWLENDGDDADQATAFARGSGEGQGGARAGARLSRAVSIRHVTGVKAATATCGGDDILVLNKEPETMPACTAHTPRSLRDTGALAMSMGPEGLETLTAREVTGRRLWNDRTVRAARSR, encoded by the coding sequence ATGGTTCGCGCGGCATTTGGCACGATGGGCGCCGCGCTGCAACGGCAGCGGGGCCAGCTGCTATGTTGGGCGCCTGTTTTTCTCGGCTTGGGGATCGGCCTCTATTTCAGCCTGAAGGAAGAGCCCGGCGTGTCGGTCCTCTGGGCGCTCGCCGGGGCCGCGCTCGTCTCGTTCGCGGTGGCGCATCTCGCGCGCGCCCATCTCGGCCCGCTCTTTTTCGCCGCGGGGCTCGTGGCGCTCGGCCTCATCCTCGGCGCGGTTCGGGCGCACAACGTCGGCGGCCCGGTGCTCGAATTCCGCTATTACGGCACCATCGAGGGCCGCGTGGTGGCCATCGACCGATCGGGCTCCGATAGGCCCCGGCTGACGCTCGACCGGGTCCGGCTCGAGCGGGTCTCTCCCGCGCGGACACCGCTCCGCGTGCGGGTCTCGCTCCACGGGCAGGAGGGCCTGCCGCTGCCGCAGCCCGGGGCTCACGCGATGATGACCGGCCACCTCTCGCCGCCGCCGAGCCCCGCGGAGCCCCGCGGCTTCGATTTCGAGCGCCATGCGTGGTTTCAGCAGATCGGCGCCGTGGGCTATACCCGCGCGCCGGCGCTCTCGTTTGCAGGGCCGGAGCCAGGCCTCGCGCTCTGGGTCTTTCGGACGCGCATGGCGCTGAGCGCGGCGATCCGCGCGGCGCTGCCGGGGGAGGCCGGGGCCGTGGCGGCCGCCATCACCGTGGGAGACCGCTCCGGCATGGGGCAGGAGACGGTGGAGAACCTCCGACGCGCGAACCTCGCCCATCTCCTGGCCATCTCAGGCCTCCACATGGGGCTGCTCACGGGCTTTGTCTTCGGTGCGCTGCGCTTCGGGCTCGCCCTTGTGCCGGCCCTCGCGCTCGCCTGGCCCACGCGCAAGATCGCCGCGATCGGCGCGCTTCTCGCGGGGGCCGCCTATCTCGGGCTGTCGGGCGGGGCAGTGGCCACCGAGCGCGCCTTCGTGATGGCGGCCGTGGTCTTTGGCGCCGTCCTCCTCGACCGCCGCGCTCTAACGCTGCGCGCCGTGGCGCTCGCTGCGCTCGTGGTGCTGACGCTGCGCCCTGAGGCGCTGCTCGGCCCCGGATTCCAGATGTCGTTTGCCGCGACGACGGCCCTCGTGGTGGCGTTTCGCTGGCTTTCGGAGCGGGACATGCTGGGCCTGCCGCGCCTCCTACGCCCGGCTTTCGCCGTGTTTGCCTCCTCGCTTGTGGCGGGGCTCGCGACGGCGCCTTTTGCTGCGGCGCATTTCAACATCGTCTCGCATTACGGGCTCGTGGCGAACCTTCTTTCGGTGCCAGTCATGGGGGCTGTCGTGATGCCCGCGGCCGTGCTCGCGGCCCTCCTCGCGCCGCTCGGTCTCGCAGCGCCCGCGCTCTGGGTGATGGAGCGGGGGATCCTGTGGATCCTTTTCGTGGCCGAGCGGGTCTCGGGCCTCGACGGGGCAGTGGGGCGGATCCTCGCCCCGCGCCCCGAAGTGCTGCCGCTCCTCGCGCTCGGCGCGATTTTCCTCATCCTCTGGCGAGGTAGGGCACGCTGTGGCGGGGCTGCGGCGCTCGGGTTGGCGGCGCTGCTCTGGGCCGGGACGGAGCGACCGCCGGTGCTGGTGTCTCCCACGGGCGGGCTCGTTGGCATCCTCGGCGCGGAGGGCCGCACGCTATCCAAGGCGCGGGGCGACGGCTTCGCGGCGCGCAGCTGGCTTGAGAACGACGGCGACGACGCTGATCAGGCGACGGCCTTTGCCCGGGGCTCCGGCGAGGGTCAAGGCGGCGCTCGCGCTGGGGCAAGGCTTTCCCGAGCCGTATCCATCCGCCATGTTACCGGAGTGAAGGCGGCGACGGCGACCTGCGGAGGCGATGACATCCTCGTTCTGAATAAGGAGCCTGAGACGATGCCCGCCTGCACGGCCCATACCCCGCGCAGCTTGCGGGACACGGGCGCCCTCGCCATGTCGATGGGGCCTGAGGGCCTGGAGACGCTCACGGCCCGCGAGGTCACGGGCCGTAGGCTTTGGAATGACCGGACCGTGCGTGCGGCGCGGTCGCGCTAG
- the gltX gene encoding glutamate--tRNA ligase, with translation MSEIVTRIAPSPTGYMHIGTARTALFNWLYARGRGGRFLLRIEDTDKARSTPEATEAILSGMAWLGFDHDGEVVSQAARADRHAEVAHALLAQGAAYKCFSTPEEIEAFREAAKAEGRATLFQSPWRDADPATHPDAPFVVRLKMPREGETVIRDEVQGDVRFPNSNLDDMVLLRSDGSPVYMLAVVVDDHDMGVTHVIRGDDHLNNAARQSQIYRAMGWPLPVYAHIPLIHGPDGKKLSKRHGALGVEEYREMGYPASAMRNYLARLGWSHGDDEVFSEAQALAWFDLGGIGKSPARFDFKKLENISGQHIAAADDAALLQELTDFLAVTGAPALTEAQVGLMSQGMASLKERAKTFPELIEKAHYILTDRPITPEEKAAKSLDDVSRGILRELTPQLQTASWTREALEALMAEFAEAHDTKFGKIAGPLRAALAGRSVTPSVYDMMLVLGRDESIARISDAAAP, from the coding sequence ATGTCCGAGATCGTCACCCGCATCGCGCCGTCGCCCACGGGCTACATGCATATCGGCACGGCCCGCACCGCGCTCTTCAACTGGCTCTATGCGCGGGGTCGCGGCGGCCGCTTTCTCTTGCGCATCGAGGATACCGACAAGGCGCGCTCCACGCCGGAGGCCACGGAGGCGATCCTGAGCGGCATGGCATGGCTGGGCTTTGACCATGACGGGGAGGTCGTAAGCCAGGCCGCGCGCGCCGACCGCCACGCGGAGGTGGCCCACGCGCTCCTCGCCCAGGGCGCGGCCTACAAGTGCTTTTCCACGCCAGAGGAAATCGAGGCCTTCCGCGAGGCGGCAAAGGCGGAGGGCCGCGCCACGCTCTTCCAGAGCCCCTGGCGCGACGCGGATCCCGCCACGCATCCGGATGCGCCCTTCGTCGTGCGCCTCAAGATGCCGCGCGAGGGTGAGACGGTGATCAGGGACGAGGTGCAGGGCGACGTGCGCTTCCCGAATTCCAACCTCGACGACATGGTCCTGCTGCGCTCGGACGGGAGCCCCGTCTACATGCTCGCCGTTGTCGTCGATGATCACGACATGGGCGTCACGCACGTGATCCGGGGCGACGATCACCTCAACAATGCCGCGCGCCAGAGCCAGATCTACCGCGCGATGGGATGGCCGCTGCCGGTCTATGCCCACATCCCGCTCATCCACGGGCCCGATGGCAAGAAGCTCTCCAAGCGCCACGGCGCGCTCGGCGTGGAGGAGTACCGCGAGATGGGTTACCCGGCCTCCGCCATGCGCAATTACCTCGCGCGGCTGGGCTGGTCCCACGGAGATGACGAAGTCTTTTCCGAAGCGCAGGCGCTGGCATGGTTCGATCTCGGCGGGATCGGCAAGTCCCCGGCGCGCTTCGACTTCAAGAAGCTGGAGAATATCTCGGGGCAGCACATCGCCGCCGCCGACGATGCTGCACTGCTGCAAGAGCTCACCGATTTCCTCGCGGTCACCGGTGCGCCCGCGCTGACCGAGGCGCAGGTGGGCCTCATGTCGCAGGGCATGGCCAGCCTGAAAGAACGCGCGAAGACATTCCCCGAACTCATTGAAAAGGCGCATTATATCCTCACGGACCGCCCGATCACGCCGGAGGAAAAGGCCGCGAAAAGCCTCGATGATGTATCCCGCGGTATACTGCGAGAATTGACGCCGCAGCTGCAAACTGCTAGCTGGACGCGAGAGGCATTAGAGGCGCTGATGGCGGAGTTTGCCGAGGCGCATGACACAAAATTCGGCAAGATTGCAGGTCCGCTACGTGCCGCACTCGCCGGGAGGAGCGTCACTCCCAGTGTCTATGATATGATGTTGGTGCTCGGCCGGGACGAATCCATCGCCCGGATCTCGGATGCCGCGGCCCCCTGA
- the gltA gene encoding citrate synthase, protein MKDSIRTATLTIDDKVLDLPIHSPTAGPDVIDIRRLYAEGGVFTYDPGFTSTASCDSTITFIDGNKGELLHRGYPIDQLAEKSHFLEVCYLLLYGYLPKADQLEEFEHHITHHTMLHEQMQNFFRGFRRDAHPMAIMVGVVGAMSAFYHDSTDISDPRQREVATHRLIAKMPTIAAWAYKYHIGQPFVYPRNDLDYASNFLRMCFSVPAEDYEVNPILSRAMDRIFTLHADHEQNASTSTVRLASSSGANPFACIAAGIACLWGPAHGGANQACLEMLEEIGSVDRIPEFIARAKDKNDPFRLMGFGHRVYKNFDPRAKVMKQSADEVLELLGVENNPKLQVAKALEKAALEDPYFAEKKLFPNVDFYSGIILEAMGFPTSMFTPIFALSRTVGWISQWKEMIADPQNKIGRPRQLYLGETARDYVDIENR, encoded by the coding sequence ATGAAAGACAGTATCAGAACAGCGACGCTCACCATCGACGACAAGGTTCTCGATCTGCCAATCCATTCGCCCACCGCCGGGCCCGACGTGATCGACATCCGGCGTCTCTATGCCGAGGGCGGCGTTTTCACGTACGACCCGGGCTTCACCTCCACGGCCTCCTGTGACAGCACCATCACCTTCATCGACGGCAACAAGGGCGAGCTGCTGCATCGCGGCTACCCGATCGATCAGCTGGCCGAGAAATCGCACTTTCTCGAGGTCTGCTACCTCCTGCTCTACGGATATCTCCCGAAGGCCGACCAGCTCGAGGAATTCGAGCATCACATCACGCATCACACGATGCTCCACGAGCAGATGCAGAACTTCTTCCGTGGCTTCCGCCGGGATGCGCATCCTATGGCCATCATGGTGGGCGTGGTGGGCGCGATGTCGGCCTTCTACCACGACAGCACCGATATCTCCGACCCGCGGCAGCGCGAGGTCGCCACGCACCGCCTGATCGCCAAGATGCCCACGATCGCGGCCTGGGCCTACAAATATCACATCGGTCAGCCCTTCGTGTATCCGAGGAACGACCTCGACTACGCGTCGAATTTCCTGCGCATGTGCTTCTCGGTGCCGGCGGAGGATTACGAGGTGAACCCGATCCTGTCGCGCGCGATGGACCGGATCTTCACGCTCCACGCCGATCACGAGCAGAACGCGTCGACCTCCACGGTGCGCCTCGCCTCGTCCTCGGGTGCCAACCCCTTCGCCTGCATCGCAGCGGGCATCGCCTGCCTCTGGGGCCCGGCCCATGGCGGCGCCAACCAGGCCTGCCTCGAGATGCTCGAGGAGATCGGCTCCGTCGACCGCATTCCCGAATTCATCGCCCGCGCGAAGGACAAGAACGACCCGTTCCGCCTCATGGGCTTCGGGCACCGCGTCTACAAGAACTTCGACCCGCGCGCGAAGGTGATGAAGCAGTCCGCCGACGAGGTGCTGGAGCTTCTGGGCGTCGAGAACAATCCGAAGCTTCAGGTCGCCAAGGCGCTCGAGAAAGCCGCGCTGGAAGACCCGTATTTCGCGGAGAAGAAGCTCTTCCCCAACGTGGACTTCTATTCCGGCATCATCCTGGAGGCCATGGGCTTCCCCACCTCGATGTTCACGCCGATCTTCGCGCTCTCGCGCACGGTGGGCTGGATCTCGCAGTGGAAAGAGATGATCGCCGATCCGCAGAACAAGATCGGCCGCCCGCGGCAGCTCTATCTCGGCGAGACCGCGCGCGATTACGTGGACATCGAGAACCGGTAA